Genomic DNA from Pseudomonadota bacterium:
CGCCCAAAGCGGGCATGAAACCGCGGGACTTGGCGGCCCGAATCGTGGCCGCGCTGCCGGCTTCGGATCTGCTATCCAAGGTGGAAATCGCCGGCCCGGGGTTCATCAACTTTCACCTGAGCCCGGCGGCTTATCACGCCACTGTGCGCGCGGCATTGGAATCCGGTCGCGAATTCGGTCAGGGCGATTTGGGCGCCGGCCAGAAGGTGATTTTGGAATTCGTCTCCGCCAACCCGACCGGCCCCTTGCACGTGGGTCACGGCCGCGGCGCGGCCTATGGTGCGAGCCTGGGCAATGTGCTGGGAGCGGCCGGTTGCACGGCATCTCCGCCCGTATGCTGACCGATCGGCTGCGGCGGCTGGAGGCGGCGGGCCTGATCATTCGTGAGCAGCAGCTGGGGATTCCGCCACACGTGAACTACGAGCTCACCGTCCGTGGTCG
This window encodes:
- a CDS encoding helix-turn-helix domain-containing protein, producing the protein MHGISARMLTDRLRRLEAAGLIIREQQLGIPPHVNYELTVRGRELEEIMRPLEALARRWFAEDQGNGRAIAEAPPA